One segment of Anatilimnocola aggregata DNA contains the following:
- a CDS encoding PVC-type heme-binding CxxCH protein: MFVRQKMAAPLLCAALLLSLVSLSQVVAVPPEPPKIAGESKDAEQSLQGFKVPEGLQRQVFAAEPMLANPVAFSIDHRGRIFVCETFRQSKGVEDNRGHAHWLDDDIAAQTVEDRLAYVKKHLKEKASDYTKYDDRIRLLTDTDGDGKADKSSVFADGFNEIVDGTGAGVIEYRGNVYYTNIPHLWMLKDVDANEQAEVRQSLAYGFGVRYAFRGHDMHGLIIGPDGRLYFSIGDRGLNVTTKEGKRLINPSSGAVLRCDLDGSNLEMFATGLRNPQELAFDDHGNLFTGDNNSDSGDKARWVYVVEGGDTGWRMEYQYFPDRGPFNREKIWHPQNAEQPAYIIPPTVNFADGPSGLAYYPGTGLPEHFNGRFFLCDFRGGPANSGVRTFKLKPKGASFEMVDAEQSFWSVLATDVEFGPDGGVYVSDWVNGWNGEGKGRIYRFYSPEISQSEVVQQVKKLLNDGLAGQSVAELKKLLAHPDRRVRQEAQFSLVDKQESTTLVEVATHSDSMLAKLHAIWGVEQLVRRGQDAAKLVTPIVALATSDNAEVRAQVAKVIGETKFAVGSETLIKLLKDDDLRVRYFAAVSLGKLKTKSAVPALLELLNENQDQDPVLRHGAVVGLVGAAESPAQLVVAAKGASPAVRLGVVLALRRMESPELAGFLNDNEPRVVLEAARAIHDLPIASELPKLAALVTRSTTSDPLLRRVLNANFRLGSVENANAVAAFAARSDAPEAMRIEALAMLKDWEKPSPKDRVLNFWRPLEGRSKEVAVAALKPALPGILTGPTKLRTAAAQLAADFGMKEVGPVLFGLLNDKSQAGQTRADALMALAALEVPELTTTVDEALADGDSRVRAAGRNVLMKLKPSDSLSAFEQAIFEGDLIERQAALASLTNFTQQGTNAILEKALDQLVAGKFPADSRLDLLTAAEKRDAGAVKSKVKQYQSQLPQDDPAAAYLDCAEGGDLERGKKIFFERAQVSCVRCHKAAGVGGDVGPDLTKLTSDPLKTRRYLLDSIVLPNKNIAKGFDSVVILDAEGRVLAGIVKQENDQRVELMTAEGKLISVDKELIEERKPGKSPMPEDLTKHLTKFELRDLVEYLASLKE, encoded by the coding sequence ATGTTCGTTCGTCAGAAAATGGCTGCGCCGTTGTTGTGCGCCGCGCTGCTCCTGAGCCTTGTTTCGCTTTCCCAAGTTGTGGCCGTTCCGCCCGAACCGCCCAAGATTGCTGGAGAGTCGAAAGATGCCGAGCAATCGCTGCAAGGCTTCAAAGTTCCCGAAGGTTTGCAGCGACAAGTGTTCGCTGCCGAGCCGATGCTCGCAAACCCGGTTGCGTTTTCCATCGATCATCGGGGCCGCATTTTCGTTTGCGAGACATTCCGTCAAAGCAAGGGAGTCGAAGACAACCGCGGGCACGCACATTGGCTCGATGACGATATTGCTGCCCAGACGGTCGAAGATCGCCTGGCGTATGTAAAAAAGCACCTCAAAGAGAAGGCTTCGGACTACACGAAGTACGACGATCGCATTCGCTTGCTCACCGACACCGATGGCGATGGCAAAGCGGACAAGTCGAGCGTGTTTGCCGACGGCTTCAACGAAATCGTCGATGGAACCGGCGCTGGCGTAATCGAATATCGCGGCAACGTCTATTACACCAACATTCCGCACCTTTGGATGCTGAAGGATGTGGACGCGAATGAGCAGGCCGAAGTGCGGCAGTCACTGGCCTACGGCTTCGGCGTGCGTTATGCCTTTCGCGGTCACGATATGCACGGGCTGATTATTGGTCCCGATGGCCGCCTCTATTTCAGCATTGGCGATCGCGGCTTGAACGTCACGACCAAGGAAGGAAAGCGGCTGATCAATCCGAGCAGCGGCGCCGTATTGCGCTGCGATCTCGATGGTTCGAACTTAGAAATGTTCGCGACGGGATTGCGCAATCCGCAGGAATTGGCTTTCGACGATCACGGCAATCTTTTCACGGGCGATAATAACAGCGATAGCGGCGACAAGGCCCGCTGGGTTTATGTCGTCGAAGGTGGCGATACTGGGTGGCGAATGGAGTATCAGTATTTTCCCGATCGCGGCCCGTTCAATCGCGAGAAGATCTGGCATCCGCAGAATGCTGAACAACCGGCGTACATTATTCCGCCCACCGTAAACTTTGCCGATGGTCCATCTGGCCTGGCTTATTACCCGGGAACTGGTTTGCCCGAGCATTTCAACGGCCGCTTCTTCCTCTGTGATTTCCGCGGCGGTCCGGCAAACAGCGGTGTCCGAACGTTCAAGCTCAAGCCGAAAGGCGCTTCGTTTGAAATGGTCGATGCAGAGCAGTCGTTCTGGAGTGTGCTTGCCACCGATGTTGAATTTGGGCCCGATGGCGGTGTGTACGTCAGTGACTGGGTGAATGGTTGGAACGGTGAAGGGAAGGGGCGGATCTATCGCTTCTATTCGCCGGAGATTTCCCAAAGCGAAGTGGTCCAGCAGGTGAAGAAATTGCTGAACGACGGACTTGCCGGGCAAAGCGTGGCCGAACTCAAAAAACTGCTCGCGCATCCTGATCGTCGCGTGCGACAAGAGGCTCAGTTCAGCCTCGTCGACAAGCAAGAATCGACCACGCTGGTGGAAGTAGCGACGCACAGCGACTCCATGCTTGCGAAGTTGCATGCGATTTGGGGTGTGGAGCAACTGGTTCGCCGTGGACAAGATGCCGCGAAGTTGGTCACTCCCATTGTGGCCCTCGCAACGTCCGATAATGCGGAAGTCCGTGCGCAAGTGGCCAAGGTCATCGGCGAAACCAAGTTTGCTGTTGGTAGCGAGACGCTGATCAAACTGTTGAAAGATGATGACCTGCGAGTGCGCTACTTCGCGGCGGTTTCGCTAGGCAAGCTGAAAACGAAGTCGGCCGTTCCGGCGTTGCTCGAACTGCTGAATGAAAATCAAGATCAGGATCCAGTCTTGCGTCATGGTGCAGTCGTTGGGTTGGTGGGTGCCGCTGAGAGTCCGGCGCAATTGGTTGTCGCAGCAAAGGGCGCTTCGCCAGCAGTGCGTTTGGGTGTGGTGCTGGCTTTGCGCCGCATGGAATCGCCCGAGTTGGCAGGGTTTCTGAACGACAACGAACCACGGGTGGTGCTCGAAGCAGCCCGTGCGATTCACGATCTGCCGATTGCCTCGGAACTTCCCAAGTTGGCCGCGCTCGTTACACGTTCGACGACCAGCGATCCGCTGCTCCGGCGAGTGTTGAATGCGAACTTCCGTCTGGGCAGTGTTGAGAATGCGAATGCGGTGGCAGCTTTTGCGGCTCGCAGCGATGCTCCTGAAGCCATGCGGATTGAAGCGCTGGCGATGCTGAAGGACTGGGAAAAGCCATCGCCCAAAGATCGCGTCCTCAATTTCTGGCGACCGCTCGAAGGTCGCTCTAAGGAAGTCGCAGTCGCAGCGCTGAAGCCGGCGCTACCCGGCATTCTCACTGGCCCAACGAAGTTGCGAACAGCTGCCGCGCAATTGGCCGCTGATTTCGGGATGAAAGAAGTCGGTCCGGTGTTGTTCGGGTTGCTGAACGACAAGAGCCAGGCTGGTCAGACGCGGGCCGATGCGCTTATGGCACTTGCAGCCCTGGAAGTGCCCGAATTGACAACAACGGTCGATGAAGCACTGGCCGATGGTGACTCACGCGTGCGGGCCGCTGGTCGCAATGTGCTGATGAAACTCAAGCCGTCCGATTCGCTCAGCGCGTTTGAGCAGGCGATTTTTGAAGGTGATTTGATCGAACGTCAGGCCGCGCTGGCGTCGCTCACGAACTTCACGCAACAAGGTACGAATGCAATTCTCGAAAAAGCCCTCGATCAACTCGTCGCCGGAAAGTTCCCAGCGGATAGTCGGCTCGACTTGCTGACCGCGGCAGAAAAGCGGGATGCAGGTGCCGTTAAGAGCAAGGTGAAGCAGTATCAATCGCAGTTGCCCCAGGATGATCCGGCTGCGGCCTATCTCGACTGTGCCGAAGGTGGCGATCTAGAACGGGGTAAGAAGATCTTCTTCGAGCGCGCGCAGGTCTCGTGCGTGCGATGTCATAAGGCAGCGGGAGTCGGCGGCGACGTTGGTCCCGATTTGACGAAGCTGACGAGCGATCCGCTGAAGACGCGGCGCTACCTGCTCGACTCGATCGTGCTGCCTAACAAAAACATCGCCAAGGGTTTTGACTCGGTGGTGATTCTCGATGCCGAAGGTCGCGTTCTGGCTGGGATTGTGAAACAGGAAAATGACCAACGGGTAGAACTAATGACGGCTGAAGGGAAACTCATTTCGGTCGACAAAGAGCTAATCGAGGAGCGCAAGCCCGGCAAAAGTCCGATGCCCGAAGACTTGACCAAACATCTCACGAAGTTCGAATTGCGCGATTTGGTAGAGTATTTGGCCAGTCTGAAGGAGTGA
- a CDS encoding CotH kinase family protein: MFRMFAPGGPGGFGPPANSAASLLALPAVQQELSFTDQQKKELADTSAAQQKALQEGMAAFNPQQLADLSDEERTRRMAESRAKLEVANKEAEAAVLKILLPEQTKRFAQLQIQRDGAAAFAKPENVKLLDLTEKQLTKLAEVQARSFAGMGPAIVSPQATADMLALLTTQQQAKWKELAGRDFTFPVAQGGGGMGRGSGGFGPGGFGPPGGGGPGGQERKLVDRFDKNDDGWLNNDERKLAREEAKSQPRRGGPGGGPPGFGPPGMPRREPGKPGPKVDPKDVKPIADAPLYAPDVLRTLFLEFENPDWEQELENFHGTDVEVPATLTVDGKQYSNIGVHFRGMSSFGMIPAGSKRSLNLSLDFVDENQRLYGYKTLNLLNANDDPTFLHTVLFSHISRQYIPAPKANLVKVVINGESWGLYVNAQQFDKVFLAENYPVSKGTRWKVSGSPGGGGSLSYLGDKVSAYESRYEMKSSDGEKAWKALIHLCKTLNETPPEQLEQALAPILDIDGALWFLALDNALINSDGYWIRGSDYSLFRDANGKFHVIAHDMNEVLQPAMGPGMGGPGMGGPGGRIGPGGPPGMGGGANSSGYRIDPLVGLYDTSKPLRSKLLAVPKFREKYLQNVRTIAQDWLDWKRLGPVVKEYAALIESEVAADTRKLSSMADFQSAVLQDLSSGHGPPGGHRSSLELFARERSKFLLGHSSIVELAQP, from the coding sequence ATGTTTCGCATGTTCGCGCCGGGGGGGCCAGGCGGTTTTGGTCCCCCTGCCAATTCGGCCGCCAGTTTGCTCGCGCTCCCCGCCGTGCAGCAGGAGCTCTCTTTCACCGACCAGCAGAAGAAAGAACTGGCCGACACCTCTGCCGCTCAGCAAAAGGCGCTGCAGGAAGGCATGGCGGCCTTTAACCCGCAGCAGCTGGCTGACCTGAGCGACGAGGAGCGGACCAGGCGGATGGCCGAGAGTCGGGCCAAGCTAGAAGTTGCCAACAAAGAGGCTGAGGCAGCCGTGCTGAAGATCTTGCTGCCTGAGCAGACGAAGCGATTTGCTCAGTTGCAAATTCAGCGAGACGGAGCCGCAGCCTTCGCCAAGCCTGAAAACGTCAAGCTGCTGGATTTGACAGAAAAACAACTCACTAAGCTCGCCGAAGTCCAAGCTCGCAGCTTCGCAGGCATGGGGCCAGCCATTGTTTCGCCTCAAGCGACGGCGGATATGCTCGCCCTGTTAACGACACAGCAGCAAGCCAAGTGGAAGGAACTTGCCGGCAGGGACTTCACCTTTCCCGTCGCCCAAGGTGGCGGCGGAATGGGGCGTGGATCAGGTGGATTTGGACCTGGCGGTTTCGGCCCTCCTGGAGGCGGTGGACCTGGCGGACAGGAACGCAAACTCGTGGATAGGTTCGATAAGAACGACGACGGCTGGCTGAACAACGACGAACGTAAACTGGCCCGTGAAGAAGCGAAGTCGCAGCCACGTCGCGGCGGTCCTGGGGGCGGCCCACCTGGGTTTGGTCCGCCCGGCATGCCACGACGCGAGCCTGGCAAGCCGGGGCCGAAGGTTGATCCCAAGGACGTGAAGCCGATTGCCGATGCCCCGCTCTACGCTCCCGATGTTTTACGCACGCTGTTTCTCGAGTTCGAAAATCCCGATTGGGAGCAGGAACTGGAAAACTTTCACGGGACCGACGTGGAAGTTCCAGCGACATTGACCGTTGATGGCAAGCAGTATTCAAACATCGGGGTTCATTTTCGCGGCATGTCATCGTTTGGAATGATTCCCGCCGGTTCCAAGCGTTCATTGAATTTGTCGCTCGATTTTGTGGACGAAAACCAACGCTTGTACGGCTACAAAACGCTGAACTTGCTGAATGCCAACGATGATCCCACGTTTTTGCACACGGTTCTCTTTTCGCACATTTCACGGCAGTACATTCCCGCTCCCAAAGCGAATCTGGTGAAGGTAGTGATCAACGGTGAAAGCTGGGGTTTGTACGTGAACGCCCAGCAGTTCGACAAAGTGTTCCTCGCCGAGAACTATCCGGTTTCCAAAGGGACACGCTGGAAAGTCAGCGGCAGTCCAGGTGGCGGTGGCTCGCTCAGTTACCTGGGGGACAAGGTTTCTGCTTATGAAAGCCGCTACGAAATGAAATCGAGCGATGGCGAAAAGGCCTGGAAAGCCTTGATTCACCTGTGCAAGACGCTCAACGAGACACCTCCAGAGCAGTTGGAACAAGCGCTGGCTCCGATTCTCGATATCGACGGAGCACTGTGGTTTCTTGCGCTCGATAACGCGCTTATCAATAGCGACGGATATTGGATTCGTGGCAGCGATTACAGCTTGTTTCGCGATGCCAACGGTAAGTTCCATGTCATTGCTCACGATATGAACGAAGTGCTGCAGCCAGCCATGGGCCCCGGAATGGGAGGACCTGGCATGGGCGGTCCCGGGGGACGGATTGGACCTGGAGGACCGCCTGGCATGGGTGGCGGCGCAAATAGCAGCGGTTATCGCATTGATCCGCTCGTAGGCCTGTATGACACGAGCAAGCCACTACGGAGCAAGCTGTTGGCAGTTCCTAAATTTCGCGAGAAATACCTGCAAAATGTGCGGACGATTGCTCAAGATTGGCTCGATTGGAAGAGACTCGGGCCAGTCGTTAAAGAGTACGCTGCCCTGATTGAAAGCGAGGTCGCCGCCGATACTCGCAAGCTCAGCTCGATGGCTGACTTTCAGAGTGCAGTCTTGCAGGATCTTTCCAGCGGCCATGGCCCGCCTGGCGGTCATCGCAGTAGTCTGGAACTGTTCGCCCGGGAGCGGAGTAAGTTCCTCCTGGGGCATTCCTCGATTGTCGAGCTTGCGCAGCCATAA
- a CDS encoding response regulator, which produces MKLETPSLLITDDDRDFRETLRSVFETRGFRTILAGDGEEALDVIKREPVHLLLLDMHMPRLTGLETIRQLRTLHFELPCILISAALDRQLEAEARAAQAFSVLSKPVRLPDITGIVARAMQQIYCWPMGK; this is translated from the coding sequence ATGAAGCTGGAAACACCTTCACTGCTGATCACCGATGACGATCGCGATTTTCGCGAAACGTTGAGGAGCGTGTTTGAAACGCGCGGCTTTCGCACCATTCTCGCCGGTGATGGCGAAGAGGCTCTCGACGTCATCAAGCGTGAACCCGTTCACCTGCTATTGCTCGATATGCACATGCCGCGATTAACGGGGCTCGAGACAATTCGTCAACTTCGAACGCTCCACTTCGAACTGCCCTGTATTTTGATTAGTGCCGCACTCGATCGCCAATTGGAGGCCGAAGCGCGTGCCGCTCAGGCCTTTTCGGTGCTCTCGAAGCCAGTACGCTTGCCCGATATCACCGGCATCGTAGCCCGCGCAATGCAACAGATTTATTGTTGGCCGATGGGCAAATAA
- a CDS encoding vWA domain-containing protein — protein MLLADFINTLTLGQWLVLGLVPPAIIALYFLKLRRQPLEVPSTYLWSRAIEDLHVNSLWQRLRQSLLLLLQLLLIGLLVITLVRPGWKGTDLVGSRLIFMVDTSASMNATDISPTRLDAAKQQAIGLIEQMKKGDVAMLISFSNVARVEQTFTDNRRLLRQKVETIEPTNRPSDLSEALRAASGLANPGQTGDPNNPNDIQTAEAQPATMYLFTDGGFTSVPNFRLGNLQAEYVKVASAEPRNVGIVAFSTDANPEKPGQIQAFARVENFGTKDEKAVATLFLDDVELDSQNVDIPGRNPENQISGAAGVKFEMQTIENGVLRLELAIKDDLVEDNRASTVVNLPQPAKVLLVTPGNDALELALATDEATKMAAIVTKPPSYLDEKVYQDAAADGAFDLIIYDQCMPKQMPSCNTLFIGRLPPYEGWQAGPKNYPALVRDVNQLHPLTQLIQMDNVMIVEAAPITGPPGSASLMEAYIGQGETAEFKSVFVVGPRAGYEDAVLGFEIYGRNEKGETTVNTDWERRRSFPVFVLNAVKYLGGVRTGLAMPSIKPGSPATLRTLTPVPQIWVKPPRGSETTVPRESQNQYVFTRTDELGTYAVRDGSAAKVSQKFAVNLFDARESNLVPREKIDIGSEEVKAQTSKQVSRQELWRWLLLGAIGLLIFEWYVYNRRVYL, from the coding sequence ATGCTGCTCGCTGACTTCATCAATACACTCACGCTCGGTCAATGGCTGGTACTCGGCCTCGTTCCGCCGGCCATCATCGCCCTCTATTTTCTGAAGCTACGTCGCCAACCGCTCGAAGTTCCCAGCACTTACCTGTGGAGCCGAGCGATCGAAGACCTGCACGTCAATTCGCTCTGGCAGCGACTGCGGCAGAGCCTGCTTTTGCTGCTGCAGCTGCTCCTGATCGGCCTGCTTGTTATCACCCTCGTTCGTCCGGGCTGGAAAGGGACCGACCTGGTTGGCAGCCGGCTGATATTCATGGTCGATACATCGGCCAGCATGAACGCAACCGACATCTCACCCACGCGACTCGATGCCGCCAAGCAACAGGCAATCGGCTTGATCGAGCAGATGAAGAAGGGGGACGTCGCGATGCTTATCAGCTTCTCGAACGTCGCCCGCGTAGAGCAAACCTTCACCGACAACCGTCGTCTGCTGCGGCAAAAGGTCGAGACAATTGAACCCACGAATCGCCCCAGCGACTTGAGCGAGGCCCTGCGTGCCGCCTCGGGCCTCGCGAATCCAGGTCAAACGGGCGACCCGAACAACCCCAACGACATTCAAACGGCCGAAGCGCAGCCCGCAACGATGTATCTGTTCACTGACGGCGGCTTCACCTCGGTCCCCAATTTTCGCCTCGGCAATCTGCAGGCTGAGTATGTCAAAGTTGCCTCGGCCGAACCGCGCAATGTCGGCATCGTGGCTTTCAGTACCGATGCCAATCCCGAGAAGCCCGGGCAGATTCAAGCATTCGCGCGAGTCGAGAACTTCGGCACTAAAGATGAAAAAGCGGTTGCCACACTCTTCCTCGACGACGTCGAACTCGATTCGCAGAACGTCGATATTCCCGGTCGTAATCCTGAGAATCAGATTTCGGGAGCGGCGGGAGTAAAGTTCGAAATGCAAACAATCGAGAATGGCGTGCTGCGGCTGGAACTCGCAATCAAGGACGATCTGGTAGAAGACAATCGTGCTTCCACGGTCGTCAATTTGCCGCAGCCCGCCAAAGTACTTTTGGTGACGCCGGGGAATGATGCCTTGGAACTCGCGCTCGCCACCGACGAAGCCACGAAGATGGCCGCCATCGTCACCAAGCCCCCGTCCTATTTAGATGAAAAGGTTTACCAAGACGCCGCTGCCGACGGTGCGTTCGATCTGATTATTTACGACCAATGCATGCCGAAGCAAATGCCCAGTTGCAACACACTTTTCATAGGGCGACTGCCGCCCTATGAAGGCTGGCAAGCGGGACCAAAGAACTATCCTGCCCTCGTGCGTGACGTGAATCAACTCCATCCACTGACTCAACTCATTCAGATGGACAACGTGATGATTGTCGAAGCAGCGCCGATCACCGGACCGCCAGGAAGCGCGTCGTTAATGGAAGCCTACATCGGGCAAGGGGAGACAGCGGAATTCAAAAGCGTGTTCGTTGTCGGCCCACGTGCTGGCTACGAAGATGCGGTGCTCGGATTCGAGATCTACGGCCGCAACGAAAAAGGAGAGACGACGGTCAACACCGACTGGGAACGCCGCCGCAGCTTTCCGGTCTTCGTGCTGAATGCCGTGAAGTATCTAGGGGGCGTGCGAACCGGACTGGCAATGCCCAGCATCAAGCCAGGCTCGCCGGCAACCCTGCGTACACTCACACCGGTGCCGCAAATCTGGGTGAAGCCACCCCGCGGCAGCGAAACAACGGTCCCGCGCGAATCGCAGAATCAATACGTCTTCACACGAACCGATGAACTCGGAACTTACGCTGTGCGCGATGGCTCTGCAGCCAAAGTCTCGCAAAAATTCGCCGTCAACCTCTTCGATGCTCGCGAAAGCAATCTCGTGCCGCGCGAGAAAATCGACATCGGCAGTGAAGAAGTGAAAGCTCAAACGAGCAAGCAAGTTTCCCGACAAGAACTATGGCGGTGGCTACTGCTAGGCGCCATTGGGCTGCTAATTTTTGAGTGGTACGTCTATAACCGGCGAGTGTATTTATAA
- a CDS encoding leucine-rich repeat domain-containing protein, translating to MASLAKVKELRWPAFSWGILVGLLVASPSWFLLAMTWRENIAGLGGLLLIVLAVMNAVAATLLGAAMVQVSCRRLATTARERQLSWLPLALPGALIVMLVAVAFAVRIPALYNEYAWGRANDQLANLGLEVRSCAGGKVRTIGPEFEFGLKLLERRQSASAEFANQVVAHTSLEYLDIDQINITDADLQQIARLAKLETLQVGSDLVTDRGATALGHATQLQSLTLKCPNVTDMSMSVLARLPKLDHLNLEGMPITDQGLWELRTLPKNSFIEVDSPHLTVEGLAEYEEETFGKFINVSFPWERDPRSSNSREQPRRVSDSVP from the coding sequence GTGGCCAGTCTGGCCAAGGTGAAGGAGCTCCGTTGGCCAGCATTTTCCTGGGGAATTCTTGTTGGACTGCTAGTTGCCTCGCCTAGTTGGTTTTTGCTGGCAATGACGTGGCGGGAAAACATCGCGGGCCTAGGTGGACTGTTGTTGATAGTCCTCGCCGTAATGAATGCAGTCGCCGCAACTTTATTGGGGGCGGCAATGGTGCAAGTCAGTTGTCGCCGCTTGGCAACAACCGCGCGCGAACGACAACTGAGCTGGCTGCCACTTGCCCTGCCCGGTGCGCTGATCGTTATGCTTGTGGCTGTCGCGTTCGCAGTGCGTATTCCTGCACTTTACAACGAGTACGCCTGGGGACGAGCAAACGATCAATTAGCAAACCTGGGATTGGAAGTGCGCTCTTGTGCTGGCGGCAAGGTTCGAACGATCGGCCCCGAGTTTGAGTTTGGACTTAAGCTACTCGAAAGGCGACAGTCAGCATCAGCTGAATTCGCCAACCAAGTTGTGGCTCATACGAGCCTCGAGTATCTCGATATCGACCAGATCAATATTACCGATGCAGATTTGCAGCAAATCGCGAGGCTGGCGAAACTTGAAACACTCCAAGTTGGATCGGATTTGGTCACAGATCGGGGAGCCACTGCTTTAGGGCACGCGACCCAGCTTCAGTCCTTAACGCTGAAATGTCCGAACGTGACGGATATGTCCATGTCGGTCTTAGCGAGACTGCCGAAGCTTGATCATCTCAATCTCGAAGGTATGCCGATTACCGATCAGGGCCTTTGGGAGTTGCGTACTCTGCCGAAAAACAGTTTTATCGAAGTCGACAGCCCCCATCTCACTGTAGAAGGGCTGGCCGAATACGAAGAAGAGACCTTCGGTAAATTCATCAACGTGAGTTTTCCGTGGGAACGAGATCCACGCAGCAGCAACTCTCGCGAACAGCCGCGCCGCGTAAGCGATTCAGTACCATAG
- a CDS encoding DUF58 domain-containing protein, producing MSTVPPIQLLQPQLLAQLERLELISRKIFRGRMKGERRSKRKGQSVEFADFRNYVAGDDLRFIDWNLYARLDRLFLKLFLEEEDLHVYVLVDSSTSMDFGEPTKLNYAKQLAAALGYIGLTRADRIKIESLGTSHRNPGPVLRGRASVWRMVDHLNSIQPGENISLAQGVRNFCLRNQGKGILILITDLMDKSGYEQALRLLVAQQMDVYLLHVLSPEELNPEIKGDLRLVDAEDADIAEVTISRPLLDRYKRTLAAFVDGARDYCTRRGMNYLMTSTETPVDKLVGTYLRKRGLVR from the coding sequence ATGTCCACCGTTCCTCCCATTCAACTACTTCAGCCTCAGTTGCTTGCACAACTGGAGAGGCTGGAGCTTATCAGCCGCAAGATCTTTCGCGGACGGATGAAGGGAGAGCGGCGAAGCAAGCGCAAAGGGCAAAGCGTTGAGTTCGCCGACTTTCGCAACTATGTCGCCGGTGACGATCTGCGGTTTATCGACTGGAATCTCTACGCGCGGCTTGATCGCTTGTTTCTCAAGCTGTTTCTGGAAGAAGAAGACCTGCATGTTTACGTGCTAGTCGATTCCAGCACGAGCATGGATTTCGGCGAGCCCACCAAGCTCAATTATGCCAAGCAGTTGGCCGCGGCGCTCGGCTACATTGGCCTGACACGGGCCGATCGGATTAAAATTGAATCGCTGGGGACTTCGCATCGCAATCCTGGCCCGGTGCTGCGCGGCCGCGCCAGTGTCTGGCGAATGGTCGATCACCTGAACAGCATTCAGCCTGGCGAAAACATCTCACTGGCTCAGGGAGTGCGCAACTTTTGCCTCCGCAATCAAGGCAAAGGGATTCTCATTCTGATCACCGACCTGATGGACAAGAGTGGCTACGAGCAGGCTCTCCGCTTGCTCGTTGCCCAACAGATGGATGTTTACTTGCTCCACGTGCTGAGTCCTGAGGAACTCAACCCCGAGATTAAAGGGGATTTGCGCCTGGTCGATGCCGAGGATGCCGATATCGCCGAAGTCACGATCAGCCGACCGTTGCTCGATCGTTACAAACGCACGCTGGCCGCCTTCGTTGATGGTGCTCGTGATTATTGCACTCGACGCGGCATGAATTACTTGATGACCAGCACCGAAACTCCGGTCGACAAACTCGTCGGCACCTATTTGCGTAAACGCGGGCTGGTGAGGTAA
- a CDS encoding AAA family ATPase, giving the protein MSIGESMQKQAEEFRSRYTAVREQVGRVIVGHDEIVHGVLTAMFIGGHCLLEGVPGLGKTLLVRTLSEALDLKFNRIQFTPDLMPSDILGTNMINENAEGRRAFEFQRGPIFTQICLADEINRATPKTQSAMLETMQEGTVTVAGVRYELEKPFFVLATQNPIEQEGTYPLPEAQLDRFLFKLVVGYSSREELATIVDRTTKGITIRPEKVMDGTEICKWQKLIRDVILAQHVQDYIVRLVLATHPSGPYSLPITNQYLRWGSSPRGAQTLALASKVRALLEGRYNVSFEDVRRSFLPALRHRVILNFEAQAEGLDTDHVLLNILEKLPEKGEDAPVKAALAR; this is encoded by the coding sequence ATGAGTATCGGCGAGTCGATGCAGAAGCAGGCCGAGGAATTTCGGAGCCGTTATACCGCTGTCCGTGAGCAAGTGGGACGAGTCATTGTGGGGCACGATGAAATCGTCCATGGTGTGCTGACCGCGATGTTCATTGGCGGACACTGCCTGCTGGAGGGTGTGCCGGGATTGGGTAAGACGCTGCTCGTGCGGACTCTCTCCGAAGCGCTCGACCTGAAGTTCAACCGCATACAGTTCACGCCCGACTTGATGCCAAGCGACATTCTCGGCACGAACATGATTAACGAAAATGCGGAAGGACGCCGCGCGTTCGAGTTCCAGCGTGGCCCGATCTTCACCCAGATTTGCCTCGCGGATGAAATCAATCGCGCCACCCCTAAAACACAATCGGCAATGCTCGAAACCATGCAAGAAGGAACCGTTACGGTCGCCGGTGTGCGATACGAACTGGAGAAGCCTTTCTTTGTGCTGGCCACGCAAAACCCCATCGAGCAAGAAGGAACTTACCCACTTCCCGAAGCTCAACTCGACCGGTTCTTATTCAAACTCGTCGTCGGCTATTCGTCCCGAGAAGAACTGGCAACCATCGTTGATCGCACTACTAAGGGGATCACGATCAGGCCCGAAAAAGTGATGGACGGCACCGAAATCTGCAAGTGGCAAAAACTGATTCGGGATGTGATCCTTGCCCAGCATGTACAGGATTATATCGTTCGCCTCGTGCTAGCCACGCATCCGAGTGGCCCCTATTCGCTCCCCATCACAAATCAGTATCTGCGCTGGGGTAGCAGTCCACGTGGAGCGCAAACGTTGGCGCTTGCTTCCAAAGTTCGGGCCCTGCTCGAGGGTCGCTACAACGTCAGCTTCGAGGATGTCCGCCGCTCGTTCCTCCCCGCCCTGCGTCATCGCGTGATCCTCAACTTTGAAGCTCAGGCTGAGGGACTTGACACCGATCACGTGCTGCTCAACATTCTCGAGAAATTGCCTGAAAAGGGCGAAGACGCACCGGTCAAGGCCGCGCTCGCGAGGTAG